The Euphorbia lathyris chromosome 4, ddEupLath1.1, whole genome shotgun sequence genomic interval ttaatgtctgaaattggtgcagaatatatgataaaatatctgtattttataataatgtctgaaattgattcaACTTACCAATGTTAAGAGTGAAATTGCTCATGGTTACGAactttaaaggtaaaattacacaATCCTAAATGTTAGGATAAAATTTCTCTTGATTGTACAacgttaaataatatttttacatcttatcatttttataaatatatataatcacaaaattatttttataatttgtaataTACATAATTAACCGAGATTTCAATAATATCAAATTgagaattaaatttaataataaagttGGAAAAGTATCTAGGATACTTCCTCGGTACCAAATTCTATTTCCTTGATACACATTTCTCCATTTGTCTCCATTTCAATCCATTAACACAAACACAGCCTTATTCTAAAACATAAGGCTTCGGAGGTAATCCACATTCTATTTACACGTGGCAGATCGTCATTCGAAAGCTAGATACTCGTAAACCCAAACTAAAAGAAAAATTGGAAAATCATTAGGCGGGTATATAACCAACGCTCAAAAATATTATCCGAATTTTGTCACTTCCTCAGATAAaacccccaaaccaaaatctgcTAATTCCTGATTCGAATCCTTCTCTTTTACGATTTCAATGGAGTTAGGGTTTATGTCGAAGTCGAACTGAAGTTAAAGCATTTCCGTGTTTCTTTTTGGGCGCTAAAAAGATGAGTTTCATAGCTACTTATCGCGGGAATTTCAGTCCCATATTGTCATCTTCGCAGTGTAGTTCTTCCTATAGTTTTGAGCTTCGTTCGCCGCCATTTTTAGCTTGCTCGGTTATTTCTGGAAAACGATGTCGTTTGAGAGATTTCAGGCCGTACCACAATTCGAGGTATATTTTTCTCTCATTTCAATAGAAAAGGAAAAGTACATTATTTCAGTTCTTCTATGCTTGAAGTGTGGCGTTGGTAGTGGAAGCTAACTGTAGTGTATTAAATTTAGGTTTCATGAGAAGAGAGCCATTTTTTGTAGAGCTACAGAGACGCAGACTGAACCAGATAGTAATAATGATAAGGTATTCCCTACCTCCTTTTCATTAATTGCATATTcatgtttgttttacttgttctaATTTGATTTTACTTTTCTGATTGAGTGAGCTTGGTGAAATTTAGGGTTTAGGGATATGAATGTGTAGAACGTATGGTTGGATGGTATGGATCTAGCTTTGTATTCCAATTCATGAAATGTGACATGTTGTTCTTCAGTGTAAGATTGGGGGAAATAAAGGTTAAGTCCAGATTAAAGTGTAATTTGAGACTTGTAATTATTCTAAAGGCTCGGCTGAGCAGATGGAGGTGCAAAACTTGTGTTTTTAATGTTGCTATTAGGCCATTATCGTAAATTATGAATTTGTACAAATTTCTGTAGGAAAAAGAAGAGCATGAAGTAGGGACGACACCACCTACAACAGACACCGTAGAGCAACTCGATACCCAGCCGGATCCTCAGGCTACCcttttaaatcaaataaacaatgaTGCTGGGGAAGTTAATGCTGCGGTTGACAGTCAGGTAtttgcttttattttcatatggAAGCAATCAAGGTTTTGCATAAAGTAGATTGTTTATATCCAATATGACTTTGAAAATGATTTTCGCTTCATACGTTTCAAATTGCTTTCCCCCTTTAAGTTAGCATGCATGCAGTATCTTTTGTTGCTAAATTAACGGGTTATGGTTCTGCTTCTTGAACGTGTTTTTGAGCAACCAAAAATATATAGGATGATCCTGCATTATTTTCTTCTGGTCATCAGACTCTTGACATTATATTACATGATAACAATTACGTCTGCCATAGGAAGTTTTTCCATGTGATTTCATGTTTCTTCACGATTAGCATCTAATAACTTAGTGAAAGATCATATTAATGTTTTTGGGTTAGGGGACAGGATATCTTATTAATTCTTCTCCCCTTTTTAATGAGTTAACTTCTGTTTGAAACAGGATGAATCTATAGAAGTTTCTAGTGGTTCTCCTCTGCCAGGTGTGAAGGTGATTATAATAGGTTGTAATGTTTCCTATATTGAGGACTTGCTTTTAATTCCTCCATTACATTTTTGGGTAATTTTCTGAACAGCCCCAGCAATTTGATGAATCAATTAGGATGTCAAAAGGAACAATCGATATTCTAAAGGACCAAGTATTCGGCTTTGATACTTTTTTTGTAACAAGCCAGGAGCCATATGAGGTGAGACAACATGAATGTTTTAGATCTGTAGAAAAACGTTGCTATATCAGTTGGAAATTCTTTGTGGttccatttttttaaaatgaatttATGAAATGAATAAGAGAGGTAAATCGaatgaaataaaaacaaaatatttgcTTACCTGTATCTGCCTAGAAGccgatttttattttttattttttatttttttgctttcTAAGTTAAATTGATGGTTTGGTTGATACACCTATGTTAGGGTGGCGTCTTGTTTAAAGGAAACCTGAGAGGGCAAGCTGCTAAAAGCTATGAGAAGATATCAACCAGGCTGCAGGTGTATATTTtcttctatatttattttttcttcccTTTTAGTATATTTATTGTCCTTGATGAAACTCAGTGCCTGCACAATCTGTCTACAGAATAAATTTGGAGATGAGTATAAAGTTTTCCTTCTAGTTAACCCAGAGGATGATAAACCAATTGCAGTTGTTGTTCCAAGAAAGACCCTTCAACCTGAAAGAACAGGTATTGTTTAGCTAAAATGCAGCAGAATACCTGTTCTAAAATTCTGTATCCTTAATGAGGAACTGAAATCTGGTCATTGGAACTTCTGATTATGAAATTTTAATGGGTCTGGTGATATTTTTGCAGCGGTCCCAGAGTGGTTTGCAGCTGGTTCTTTTGGACTTGTTACTGTTTTCACATTACTTCTCCGAAATGTGCCTGCGTTACAATCAAACTTATTGTATGTACTTCCTATATCTATGTTCTGGCACTACATTTAGAATCTTAGATTGATATAAATAGAAAATCAGAACTCAAACTCACCCAAACAGATTAGTAGCAGTAGTATACACTCACAAACACACCCAGAGAATCTGATAATAGATGGAATATTAAATTCAGGGAATACAAAACATGAAAGATATAAATGGGTCAAGCTAGACTCAATCCCTTTCTCTACCAAAATGGCGGAGCCTCTGCTTAAAGCAGTCAAACTTAACAAAATACTCAATAATAGCTCCTTGTTACTCTACCCctttatatatactaaaaaaggTTTTCTCTCTCTCACTGACCTCCATAGCCCTCCAAACCACGTGTTCCTCTTTTTCCCATATTACCCTTCATGTCTATTAGCATATTCTCTATCAGATATGAGCTATTTATTCTCTAGAAGTATGTGACaatgtatatttattttcttcCCTTAGTCCGCTCTCAATTTATTTAGTGTTTGAGTTTTTTGTTTGGCTCCATCTCTATTGGATGCTATTTGATgtgtttggtttgtttattccttctaatatatttttaaaccaATATTCCacttttttcattttgaagtttaCTTCTCCAGGGAGGattccttctctttctctctctcttgaaTCCATATCTTGTcagtaaaatatattttttttctaactCGAGTATCAGTGATATATCTTTTCTTCCTTGCTCTTTCTAGTTTGTCTTGGTGGTTTGTGATGCACAGTTTTGTGAATTCATGATCTGTTGGACTTCCTTGTAGTGCAGATCTAATCGAgctttaacttttaaaatattaatacgTTAAAATGCCCCAGATCGACTTTTGATAATCTCGAGCTACTGAAGAATGGTCTACCTGGAGCCCTTGTGACTGCACTTATTCTTGGAGTACACGAACTCAGCCACATATTAGTTGCACAAAGATATAATGTGAAGCTGGGGGTGCCATATTTTGTTCCAAGTTGGCAGGTGAAGTATACTACTTTGCTTTCCTGATCCCTGATAAGGAAAGAACAATTTTTTCTTGCTTCCAGAAAGAGTTACTGTTCGCCATCATTACCTCTTATGTTCTTGAATAACACTTGTGGAAGGTCTAATGAACTGCATTGATGCAGATAGGCTCTTTTGGTGCTATTACACGGATAAGAAATATTGTGCCCAAACGTGAAGATCTGCTGAAGATTGCAGCAGCAGGACCTCTAGCTGGTTTCTCCTTgggttttcttctttttctagcCGGATTAATTTTACCACCTAGTGATGGTGTTGGTCTCATCGTGGATGCTTCTGTCTTTCACGAGTCATTTCTTGCCGGGGGTATAGGTGAGGAATTCATTCTAGCCATACTTCATGAAAAAAGTGAACGTTTAATTTGTGTCTGTATTAGAGATAGATGATATTAACTTGAGCTGTTCTGTTTCTTTATAGCTAAACTTATTCTAGGTGATGCACTCAAGGAAGGCACTCCTATATCAGTTAACCCGCTTGTGTTATGGGCATGGGCTGGACTGCTTATTAATGCCATCAATAGCATCCCCGCAGGAGAGCTCGATGGAGGACGGATCTCCTTTTCCCTATTCGGAAGAAAGGTATACTGTCCGGAGTTTAACATGATTTAATAGGATGCTTAAATGCTTAACTTCAGTCCTTACTTATTTTACACAAAACCCTTCAGACCGCGTATTCATTTCCTGATTAGCTTTTCTTTTGACAGGCTTCGTCTCGCTTAACAGCTTTCTCAATTGCTCTGCTTGGGCTATCCTCTCTGTTTAGTGATGTTGCATTTTACTGGGTAGTTCTGATATTCTTCTTACAAAGAGGGCCTATTGCTCCTCTCTCCGAGGAGATCAGTGATCCGGATCAAAAGTATGTTGCCTTAGGTGTTCTGGTTTTGGTTTTAGGCTTACTGGTATGTCTGCCATACCCTTTCCCTTTTGTAGACGAAGCTCTTACAACTTTCTAATGATAGTCTCATCATACTCAAACCATTTTGTAAGAAACTTTAGGATTTCTCAGGTAAATCTTGCCCAATAATCTCAAGTAGAATGTAAATGATAATGATTTTTATACCGATCTGCTTCTCTTTGTTTCTTTTatacttgttacgttataattGAGAGTTTAATTGTATTTTGTATTCACTCTGATAGTTAATTACAAAGATAATAGGGATAGTATATATACAGTATCCCTAACTGACTAGGATACAAAATATTGAACATCAAAATATGAATTTTGAATTCCCTAGAAATATGAACGGTTAATTGACTAAGTAAAGGATTGGACAGaggttaaaaataattatttggtaaataattatttattattaacatCCTCTTCAAGCCGATGCCGAGATGAGAGACACAGACGTTGGAAATGAGATGTCGGTATAGGCTTGGTTAATATATCGGCCACTTGATCATAAGTGGAAATTAAATGAATGTCGAGATAACCAGACTGGACCTGTTCACGAATGAAATTATCATCAAGCTCAACATGCTTTGTTCGAGCATGGAACACTGCACTGATGGTGAGATAGATGGCCTTAACATTGTCACACTAGAGAGTAACAGGTTGCGGAAGTGGGTACTTGAGGTCCTGTAGCGCAGCCATGATAATTTGGCAGTGGCATTGCAACTGCTCTGTATTCGCTCTCGGTGGAAGATTGTGCAATCGTTGGTTGCTTCTTAGTGTGCCATGAGATGAGGTTGCGACCAAGATAGGTGCAGTAGGCGTTGGTAGACCGACGATCATCGAAATTCCTGTGGATGTAATGGCAGCCTTCTAGTTGGACCATGAAAGAATTGACAAAGTTTGTTCACTGAAAAAGAGAGACCAGGACGAGTGATCGTGAGAAGTAAAACAATAAATGAATTTGATAGATTTTATGGAATTCAATCGCAATTCGGCATTTCAGCTAAAGTTTTCTTTCTGCTTTTCAGCTAAAGTTTTCTTTCTCCTTGCTTCAAGGATTGCTCTTGCTCTTGCTCTGACTTTTCTTCGGGAAGTGACGGATCAATCTTTCATCGAAGAGAGGAATCAAGGATGGGCCGGCTCAATCTTTTTTGTTTGATTTGTTATTAATATTCATttgaaattcataaattttaatataaggTTACTTATAAATGATAAGTTCTGTGAAGCATAACTTGATATCCCTACTTCGGATAAAATTGAACGATTATATGGGTTATGGCTTAGAGCTCCAATAAGAAGAAATGCAAACAATCAACCAACATCAACATCACGGGTGATGATATTTCAATCCACAAATGGAAGAGTTTTGGAAGACAAAGATTGCATAAATCCGCTTGTAACTGTAAGAATAGTTTTGGAAGACATAGATTGCATAAATCTGCCTGTAACTGTAAGAATACCAAACCTATATGCAATTCATCCGTCCGCTGCAACATCAATTGATGAAGAAGAACCCCAAGATCATTTGTATACCCTTAGACCTACTACACCCGGCCGTATCCCAAGTGTTGGCCACCCTAACCTATATCTTATTTCTCTGCAAATAAACAAACTTATATAATgtaatacataatttaaataataataataaaaaaaagttaattacaAGTCGTATATACTTGAATTGTGATGAGAAATTTTAGTTTCCATTGACAATAGTAATTAGGATATCATCCTTCAGGAGTGCAAAAAATATAATGGTTCAAGAAAAAATTTACGTGACCACACAATAATTAATTTGGGCTAAGTTCAAAAAAGATAATTGTTCAACCATCAATGCCCAGTAAATTGTCGACCAACATTATCTCCTTATGATATTTGAGCCCAAAACAAAGTTTAACAGTGCCAAAAGATAGTGtaaaatatattcaattttCTTAAATGAAATAATTAACTTTTAGGCACTTGAAAGAATAATGTTAAACATGATGATTTAATACGTATAAACGATTTTCACAAATTTTATAGAGTGcatttgtaactatatatacatatatttttttctgttaTTGGAATTCATTTGAAATTTCGTGGAATTACTTATAAAAtctactaaaaaaaactaagaatTTTATCcttgaaaaaaaaactatgtttttttttcatttttttttaattgaaagttGGATGAAAAGGGGAATCGAGCTGCCACCAAACATTTCAACTAGATTAGTACCTTTAGGAAAGCATCACAAAACCCTAACCTCAatataattaaaagaaaaatggaaacatacaaataaagaaaaagaaaacaaaagttCAAGCAGTTCTAAATTGCCCAGCTAAACTTAAATCATAGAcaacaaaagaattacaaaaaTCAGGGTCGAATTCCACCAAGTCAAATACGCAGAGGTCAAGTCATGACGAGCAAGAGCATATTGACTTTAATCTAGAGAGCTAAGAAGGAGCCTTCCAGATGACACTGATGATACGCGAAGCCTTCGCAAGGTATAATAACACATTTAACCCATTCAAAATTCTgattatgtttatttattattttaccaTTTTATCGCTTTAACCGTTTTCCTGTTTTTgcctttatttttttctaaaattttctCATATTTACCCATTTTGCTTATTTTCTCCCATTTTTGTTCCTTTTACTCGGTTTTCTCATTATCCTATTTTTTACTCGTTTTTGTTCACATTCCTTAGATTTtcctattttttcttgtttgcTCATTTTTCACACTTTTCACATGTTTTGCACATTTCTcctaattttaattcttttgaGCTTATTTTCCATCAGTTTaagatattttttttggttttgtTGTGCTTTCTCACCCTCATCtattttttatcttatttttttcctaatgttttcacttttttttcatttttatcctCTTTTCTGTTTAGTCTCATTTTTCTCGTTTGCTTGCTTTCTTTTTCGCTTTTtttcaatgatttttttttctttgttaaaCATTAGCCATGAATTAAATCTccatttataacatatattgaTGATTGTTGATTATATTTAATAACCACTTCTAGTATATATTGTTATTAAATGGTACGGATAGtaactaaaattttaattatgaaaataattatcAACTTCTAATATGTTGTTTCTCACATGAGAATTATGCACATGTTTTTCCTAAAGTTTTACATTTACATATCGTCACAATTGTTTACAAAGGAATGGTCCCATAGTATGGACACTCACTTATGGACCCAGTATTAGACTTTTTATAGCAAAAGATGTGACCACAAAATGGTACTTTGGTTTGGGATGAGATAATTATGATCCGTTAGAGATAAAAATCGGACAATCTATACGTCATGCCTGGTTAATTCAAGCTGGTCTATGAGTTCAATGGTTCTTACCTGTTGCACAATGTTAAAAGATCATTCTCGTTATAAACTTACAATGAtagtaattttatctttatgaGCAGTTAGAAGGATTGTGTCGAGAAGAATGTTTTCCATCCAATCGAGAAAGGGATGAAAGGTATTAGAAACCTGAGATTTGAACGATTCATCATTTGGGGATCAACTGGAAATGATGCGTGAAATTTCGACTGTATCCTTGCTTCCCATGGCTACTGCATGTTTTGTTGGGCTTTTTTACCTTTAGTAAGAGTAGGACCTTCTTCACATCATTACTCCTCGAATTGCTCCTTGAATTAAATATCCCTAAAGCACCTCTAGTTGACTCTAAATGCAAGACATTAAATCTTGATCCATTGTCTTCGAAATTTAAATCCTTCTTCTGTTGACTGTTATAACTCTTTGAATTTATCCTTGAATTATGTTCGTTTACAAAATTATTCCGGCTTTGACTATGAGGATTCCTTTTATTTTTGGTAACCAACATCCGAGGCCCAATTTTTTCGGTAATTTCCGGATTAACTTCAgtttccttattttttttttgattatcATCTTCTTCTCCGGCGTTTGTGACACCATCTCTATGTGTTGCCGCTTCCATCGGTAACTTGGTATTCGGACAGAAATCTTTTTTGTGGCCATACTTATCGCAACCAAAATGGACGAGGTGAATTCCTTTGGTACTCAAATTTTCTCGTCCTCCTCTTCAATTTGAATTTCGATATAAAAGGTTTATTAAGATCCACTTCAACACAAATGCGAGCAGATTTTCCTTTAGAGGCTTCACTGGTATTTTCATCAATTCAGATAGGATTGCCCACTAATTTCCCGAGCCTCATGATGAGAAAACTCTCACCATAGTATTTAATTGGGAGATAAGGAATTCTTACCCAGACTAAGATAGCTTTTGGAGGGTCCAAAGCTGAATCGAAGTTGGAAAACCAAGGTCTCATGGTAAAGTAATGATCCAAGATCATCCATGGTCCCTcatatttgacaaaattgtgaTCCTCAATAGAATCAAATTTAACTAGGAAGTAATCATTCTCCAAGGCGATGATGTCTATTTTAGCTTTGGGCTTCCACAGTTCCTTAATCCTTTTTTCCAAGTATTTATACCCAACCTGTTTCCTAAGAAGTTTTATTATTAGAGAATTCTTCTATGGTTTTCTAAGTCTAGCTTTCTCATATTTCTCAACATAGATTGCTATACATTTTTCATCATCCATATCATCATACTTTTCGTCATTTCAGTAAATCTCCTCGGTGTTTATTTATCTCAAGCTGAGTTGCTTTAACTCCCATGGAGGTCTCTTTGAAGAATAGTTTTGCAACAGGTTCTTCATGTGACTGATTGATGGGGCAAAAAATGGTTATTTTAGAGGAGCTTTCTACAAGTTTTATTAttgtataaaaaattatatgttttttatttcagacatctttaataaaaaaaacaaaattatatgTGCCCTccaatatattatataatgacgttttattaaaattttattatcgtAACAAAAATTACCATCCTTACAATTTTTACCATATATATTTAGATTTCTTTTGCCAAGCCAACATTAATAATGGATCATTTTTTATCATCTGCCTTAAACCTAAATAGTGCAAAAATGGTTTTTCTTTTCTAGAAGAGATTTACTTTCTATCTCTAAAGAGTTAGgtttagtaattaattatgGTAGTTTAGTAATATGAATGAGttactcttttatgtttttgacaaaataagtttgggtaaattacatccatggctactgaactttatccattttcacattatggccactgaacttcatttctttccggtatagccattgaactttacactttttaacaccggtgcccacttaacgtctcaaaacgaccgttgacggctaaaaataaaaaatccaaagcgttaatgatataTTCTAAGGatctttaattcttgaaaattttcattttaaggtcatttaggtgttgtttggttaggagagagaaagtgaatttttagagagagaaagctccaaaaaatgtgattttcgaaaataaaaaatgtggtttcatagtaaatgtcgttctaaacaactttaattcttgaatattttcattttgaggtcattaactatcgttaacggtcattttgagaagttagttagaATTGAGTGGTCAtcggtattaaaaagtgtaaagttcagtggccataccagaaaaaaatgaagttcagtgaccataatgtgaaaataggtaaagttcagtaatcatgggtgtaatttacccaaataagTTTCTATATCATCAATAATGGATTTAGGGGCCTGGGCTAAAATAAATAGCCCAGTAGAGTTCTCTCTCTAGacataaatatttggatttttttttatataaacaccgccaataataataatattttgactttaatcaaattaataatttttatttaaattatattaaatagatttatttttattttaaaaatattataaactaAAAGATAACCACCATTTTTTAACCTCCTTCAAAATAATTAGATACTAATAATTTTCCTaatgataaaatttaaaataaaatttgatataACCATAATTTTTTCATGACAAGCAGAGAGCCAGGAATTTAGACTTGGGGGACTAATTTTAGCCGTGGGGTTaagggtaaattttcaaagtccagcccaCTAAGGTTGGACAAAATTTTTTTAGCTTCCAACGcgttaaaattataaaaatgttattagaaactagcattgaactattAGAAAATCAAATATGTTTACTCTTTTCACGTTGGacacttttaatgttttagcgAATACACCGTCGTTTTGGTGTGTTCgataaaacattaaaagtgtCCGACGATGTGTTCGAATAAACACTAAAAGTGTTCAACGTGAAAatagtaaacatatttaattttctattagttcaatgctagtttctaaaaaattataacatttttatcatttttatttttaattttttttaattttcataaattaaaatttaatctaaaaactAAGTTATTTGaatctcaaaaataagaaattaattttttttaatggtaaagacataataaaaatgaattcaaattttttatcaaaataaagagtccatttaaattaattaataatattaacatgttttataattattgaaaactaaacttaaaataaataaaaactttctaaaataaaatgaggttTGGGAGAGTTGAACATAGGACCTTTTTGAATATAAACATGCATTCTTAACCATCTTATCCACAttcaaacattaaaataatattacacAGAATCAATGTATACAAAATTTAGAGGGGGCTATAAGGGACGAAACGAAAATTACTCAAGGACGGAGCCGGTGGCGGGGGCTCCGGCCCCCCAAACCCtgggctggctccgcccctgatgACAAGTGCTTTTCCCTGTAATTTCCTTTAAATATTTTAGCCATTATACATTAATACTAATTAAATAGGAAAAAATACATTAAGTAAAGAAGCACAATTTTATCATGCTAAATTTATTTCCACCGAATTTCACCTTTATTTTAGTGCattgattttttaaaatataaattaggtATTATATCTACTTGGATCCCAATTTAAAGATTCAAAATCAATCAGGAtcataaactatcaaaatcatcaatcaggtctccgaattaagtaaaaattatcaattgaatcTTTGTTTTAgtattgtttattattattattattattattattatatgtgtttttaatttcacaaattaataaGATTATCTGACATTGAACCTCGCGGATCATTTGGTATATGAAGCTCTAAAACTATGTTATGGAACcgattaaattaaaagtttaaactgatagttaaggtcAAAGAATAGTTTTATTATAATCTTTGACACACTCTCTCACATGAATGCCCTTTGGTTCCATAACATATTAACATGGTATAAGAACTTCTTAGATCAAAAGGTCGAAGATTCGAATCTTGACAACTTCATTAATTGGTGGAATTAAAAACAGATGGTGAGATGTAATTCAATTGGGTCCATTACATTTATCTGGTAATTAGTAATATATGAAGGTCCTATCCTATTAATTTAAGTCATTTGTTGTAATATTATTAGGTACGTTGTGTTTATGTTTTTAGATGTGCCAACCTAGGTGAGATGTCTGAGTATTTTTACAATTCGATGTACCAAATCTTGAAGAAAAAATTAGGTATGTAACAATTAATTCATGCTTGAATTTGTGGTGTAGATATTGAATATTAGCAcaactcattttttttatggaaatgcTGATATCTTCATTCAATGAACAaacaacaagtacaaaatgataagaaataaaaacttaCAAGATCCATACTAAAACGACAACAAATAGCAAAAAAACCcataaaatgtataaaaaaacacaaaagaacaataaaacatatacttctTATAAACCAAAATCCATAGAAAAGCAACTGTAATCAAATCTTCAACATTTAGGCTATTCCGAACATTCAGATCTGAGTCATTTTTTtatgcaaccacgtagatctatTGATCCACGGACAAGATAAATCATTTCCTCTATTGCTATATCCGAAAAATggataaatgaaagaataataGAGAGCAGATACAATTCAGACAGATAAAGAGGTCTCACAAAATACATGAACACCgactaaaaagaaaataataataaagaaaaacatataAATCTAACCAGATGGGAGAAAGAAGTAACAATAACTTCATTATTCCTCCTCAAAGTAGATCGTCAAAACATAAAGATTTGAAGTTGGATAGATtattaaattgggaaagaaGAGGGGAAGACAATAGAAAAAAAGAGCAGAGGAGGCGGTTTCTggctttttttcttcttttttttaagagaaattGATCTTATGTATTTCATTTCTTATGCATAACTCATATTTTGATAACAATGGTTTTCTGTGCtaaaagaaaagtaaaaaatatatatatcagacgTTGGTGAATGAGATCTTCAAGGACCTGTAAAAAAGCAAAACCAATGAGGAGCATGCAAAAGACTTGAGTATAGTTTTGCAACTCTAATGGCTATTATT includes:
- the LOC136227655 gene encoding probable zinc metalloprotease EGY2, chloroplastic; this encodes MSFIATYRGNFSPILSSSQCSSSYSFELRSPPFLACSVISGKRCRLRDFRPYHNSRFHEKRAIFCRATETQTEPDSNNDKEKEEHEVGTTPPTTDTVEQLDTQPDPQATLLNQINNDAGEVNAAVDSQDESIEVSSGSPLPGVKPQQFDESIRMSKGTIDILKDQVFGFDTFFVTSQEPYEGGVLFKGNLRGQAAKSYEKISTRLQNKFGDEYKVFLLVNPEDDKPIAVVVPRKTLQPERTAVPEWFAAGSFGLVTVFTLLLRNVPALQSNLLSTFDNLELLKNGLPGALVTALILGVHELSHILVAQRYNVKLGVPYFVPSWQIGSFGAITRIRNIVPKREDLLKIAAAGPLAGFSLGFLLFLAGLILPPSDGVGLIVDASVFHESFLAGGIAKLILGDALKEGTPISVNPLVLWAWAGLLINAINSIPAGELDGGRISFSLFGRKASSRLTAFSIALLGLSSLFSDVAFYWVVLIFFLQRGPIAPLSEEISDPDQKYVALGVLVLVLGLLVCLPYPFPFVDEALTTF